The Candidatus Binatia bacterium genome has a segment encoding these proteins:
- the hflX gene encoding GTPase HflX, producing the protein MLVGTIRAGDSLLSGEESLAELERLAGTAGVTVMAKALQTLRRIHPATFIGSGKVEEVRQLIEERGANVTMFDDALSPAQQRNLESALRVKVVDRSQLILDIFAQRAHSLAGKLQVELAQLQYLLPRLTRQWQHLSRLGGGVGTRGPGETQLEVDRRRVRERIAALRRRLGEVARTRRLHRESRAQVPYAMVALVGYTNSGKSTLMNRLTAAGVLVEDKLFATLDPTVRRLNLPSGAVALLIDTVGFINKLPHGFVDAFKSTLEEVRTADLLLHVVDASSEHAVEQTRVVEQVLGELGAGKTPRITVLNKIDVLPPGHRPFGSELASCPISARSGDGVAELLQAIDGALQAGRERLHIRIPATRGDLVARLHQGGTVLREEYEDGQVEVTALVPPKLAGQVRKAVGRQQLTAGGQMGQSLPE; encoded by the coding sequence GTGCTGGTCGGCACCATACGTGCGGGCGACAGCCTGCTCAGCGGCGAGGAATCTCTCGCCGAGTTGGAGCGGTTGGCTGGGACCGCCGGCGTCACCGTGATGGCGAAGGCGCTCCAGACGCTGCGCCGCATTCACCCCGCAACCTTCATCGGATCGGGCAAGGTCGAAGAAGTTCGCCAGTTGATCGAGGAGCGCGGCGCCAACGTCACGATGTTCGACGATGCCCTGTCTCCGGCGCAGCAGCGCAATCTGGAGAGCGCCCTGCGTGTCAAGGTGGTCGACCGCAGCCAGCTCATCCTCGACATCTTCGCGCAGCGCGCCCACAGCCTCGCGGGCAAGCTGCAGGTGGAGCTGGCGCAGCTGCAGTACCTGCTCCCCCGCCTGACGCGGCAGTGGCAGCATCTGTCGCGTCTGGGCGGCGGTGTCGGGACACGCGGTCCGGGTGAGACGCAGTTGGAGGTCGACCGCCGCCGTGTGCGCGAGCGCATCGCCGCACTGCGCCGTCGCCTGGGCGAAGTCGCGCGCACGCGTCGCCTGCACCGGGAAAGCCGCGCCCAGGTGCCGTATGCGATGGTGGCGCTGGTCGGCTACACCAACTCGGGCAAATCGACCCTGATGAACCGCCTCACAGCCGCCGGTGTGTTGGTGGAGGACAAGCTGTTCGCCACCCTCGATCCCACCGTGCGCCGGCTGAACCTGCCGAGCGGCGCCGTGGCGCTGTTGATCGACACGGTGGGATTCATCAACAAGCTGCCGCACGGCTTCGTCGACGCCTTCAAGAGCACGCTGGAAGAGGTGCGTACCGCGGACCTCTTGCTGCACGTCGTCGACGCCAGCAGCGAGCACGCGGTGGAACAGACGCGGGTGGTGGAACAGGTGCTGGGCGAACTCGGGGCGGGCAAGACGCCCCGCATCACGGTCCTCAACAAGATCGATGTGCTGCCTCCAGGGCACCGGCCGTTTGGCAGCGAGCTGGCGAGCTGCCCCATCTCGGCGCGCTCCGGCGACGGCGTCGCCGAGCTGTTGCAGGCCATTGACGGGGCATTGCAGGCCGGGCGGGAGCGCTTGCACATCCGTATTCCCGCCACGCGTGGTGACTTGGTGGCGCGCCTGCACCAGGGCGGCACGGTGTTGCGTGAGGAGTACGAGGACGGCCAAGTGGAGGTGACGGCGCTGGTGCCGCCGAAGCTGGCCGGCCAGGTGCGCAAAGCCGTCGGCCGGCAGCAGTTGACAGCCGGCGGACAAATGGGTCAAAGCCTGCCGGAATGA
- a CDS encoding outer membrane lipoprotein-sorting protein codes for MVRRLLLTALAMSVVSPACGEVTASQVVSQVRQLAQTTRKWGDREQRLKLRIVDRRGGERTRDLVIFMKKYPDDRNRTILFFESPPEVKGVGLLQWGDSHAKDEQWLYLPELKRVRQISAGAKHESFVGTDFSYDDLAIISEITDWTDADARTSLLRDETVDGHLCHVLEYTPTGKDLNYSKILDWVTADDLVTLKFEMYDKSARLEKVLALSDIRKIGEIPTAFHMEMQNTQGGSHTVVDFSEVKYDTAQSDDRFTQRALEHGL; via the coding sequence ATGGTGAGAAGACTGCTCCTGACCGCCCTCGCAATGAGTGTCGTGTCGCCGGCCTGTGGCGAGGTCACGGCGAGTCAGGTGGTGAGCCAAGTACGCCAGCTCGCACAGACGACGCGCAAGTGGGGCGACCGCGAGCAACGGTTGAAGCTGCGCATCGTCGATCGACGCGGCGGTGAGCGGACGCGCGACCTCGTCATTTTCATGAAGAAGTATCCGGACGATCGGAACCGCACCATTCTCTTCTTCGAGTCGCCACCGGAGGTGAAAGGTGTCGGCCTCCTCCAATGGGGCGACTCGCACGCCAAGGACGAGCAGTGGCTCTATTTGCCGGAGCTGAAACGTGTCCGGCAGATCAGCGCGGGAGCCAAGCACGAGAGCTTTGTCGGTACCGACTTCAGCTACGATGATCTCGCCATCATCAGCGAGATCACCGACTGGACCGACGCCGACGCGCGCACCAGCCTGCTGCGTGACGAGACCGTGGACGGTCACCTCTGCCACGTCCTCGAGTACACGCCCACGGGCAAAGACCTCAACTACAGCAAGATTCTCGACTGGGTCACGGCGGACGATCTGGTCACGTTGAAGTTCGAGATGTACGACAAGTCGGCCCGGCTGGAGAAAGTGCTGGCATTGAGTGACATCCGCAAGATCGGGGAGATCCCGACCGCCTTCCACATGGAGATGCAGAACACGCAGGGGGGCAGCCACACCGTGGTGGACTTCAGCGAGGTCAAGTACGACACGGCGCAGAGCGACGACCGGTTCACCCAGCGCGCCTTGGAGCACGGGCTGTGA
- a CDS encoding CDP-alcohol phosphatidyltransferase family protein, translating into MLTLPNFLTLLRIIAIPVFLILVNDHHYAAGMVLFVAAGITDTIDGVIARLTDSKSALGATLDPLADKLLLISSFVVLTWVGVIPAWLMILVLTRDVVILTGYLAIYFVSTPMELNPTPVSKLNTFLEMTVIGFALLTLARPDIPMARVNLVTWYLTAATITISGVHYVYSGLLWYQRQGTVSVTEASKRGRETA; encoded by the coding sequence ATGCTGACGTTGCCGAACTTCCTCACCCTGCTGCGGATCATCGCCATCCCGGTCTTTCTCATCCTGGTCAACGACCACCACTATGCGGCAGGGATGGTGCTGTTTGTCGCGGCGGGGATCACCGACACCATCGATGGGGTGATTGCGCGGTTGACCGATAGCAAGAGTGCGCTCGGTGCCACCTTGGATCCGTTGGCGGACAAGCTGCTGCTGATCAGCTCGTTCGTGGTCCTGACGTGGGTCGGGGTCATTCCGGCGTGGCTCATGATTCTGGTGCTGACGCGGGACGTGGTCATACTCACCGGCTATCTCGCCATCTACTTTGTCAGCACGCCGATGGAGTTGAATCCGACGCCGGTCAGTAAGCTGAACACTTTTCTGGAGATGACGGTGATCGGCTTTGCGCTGCTGACCTTGGCGCGACCCGACATTCCGATGGCGCGTGTCAACCTGGTCACGTGGTACCTCACCGCGGCCACCATCACCATTTCGGGCGTGCACTATGTCTACAGCGGCTTGCTGTGGTATCAGCGACAAGGGACAGTGAGCGTGACCGAAGCATCCAAGCGGGGAAGGGAAACGGCCTGA